The sequence CCACGAGACCCCCATGCTGACCGCAGACTTCGGGATGATCGATGACGAAATCGGCAGTACGTCGTTCGGCGGACCTCGCTTTCTCCAGGCGTTTGTCGGAGGCTTCCCAACGACGGCGTTTACCGTGAGCCTGAAGGTCCGATCGACCTCCCCCGGCATGCTCATTTCCCTGGGTGACGATGAGACCGGTAGTGTCGACTGGACCCAGGCGAGGTTCTCGATCGACATCTGGTCGCAGTCGGTCACGGTCGGCTTCGGGCAGACCCGAGGCGTGGTGGTCTCCCTGGCGACGAACCTGCTGGATGGCGCGACGCACCACCTGGCCGTCACGTGGAGCCAGTCGGCCGCCGGCGCAAACGGCGCTACCGTCGTCGTGTATGTCGATGGCCGGCAGGTGGGACAGCGGTCGTGGGTGTTCACGGACGACGGCGTCGAACCGGGCTTTATCCCGCGCATCATCGCATCCGGCCCACTGTTTATCGGGTATCGCCCCGCGCAGCACAACGAACTGCAACCGAGCGGCATTTTCGCCGGCGCCCTCCGGGACCTGAGGGTGTGGGCGCGGGTGATGACGCCGGCCGAGGTCGCCAGCGACCAGACGGCCGTCGTGGCCGGTACGGAGCCCGGTTTGTACCTGTCGCTGCCGCTGGATCCTGCCTCGCGCGACTATCCCTCCAACCGATTTGTCGACCAATCCCCCAACCGGTTCGAGGCCCTGGAAATCGTCATCCAGGACAACGCCGTGTCGATGGGCAGCGTCTGGTCGTTCAACGGGTTTCCCGTCGGCAGCCGGACGGTCACGATGTGGCTCCGGTGCGGCGGCGACGCGGGCGGGACGCATCTGTTCACCTATTCCGATTATTCGAACAGCGAGCCGATGGACAACGCCGGCGACCGCTGGTCGATCGCGGACCCGTCCGGCCTCCGGATCAGCTCGAGCGGTTCCGTCGGGGTCTCGGTCAACGATGGAAAATGGCACCACGTCGCGGTCGTCTGCCACCGCGAGGCCGGCGAGCCGATCGAGGACATCGTCTATATCGACGGCGTGCAGCGCGCCAGGATGGCGGTCCACTCCGAGGGCACGCTGACCGACCACCAGCGCCTCATCCTGGGCGGATGGCTGGCGACGGATGCCACCGACAGCGTGTATCGTGGGGAGATGGCCGGCGTCGCGATCTGGTCCGGCCGGCGCTCCCACCAACAAATTGTCGATGAGATGCACGGGCATCTCGCGGCCTCTTCGCCCCAGGATCCGTTCCCGTCGACCCTCGTGGCCTGGTGGCCGCTCGCGCCGGAATCCGTCGGTCTCGGCGTTGGTCAGGGCATCGGTGTCTCGATCGAAAGCAGCCGCTGGGGGAGCCGGCTCGTCCGTCCCACGAAGAGCGAGACCCCCGTGGACGAGCTGGATCGCCCCATCTATTTCGTCGAAAAACACGAACCCGCGCTTAAATCAGGCGCCTATTCCGTCCGCGTCCAGCAAACCATCCAGGGCGAACGCTTCGAGTCGACGGCGGATTTCCATGTGGCCGGCCCCCGGTTTCACCTCACGCCCAGCGATATCCAGGCGATGTTTCCTCCACCCGGCAGCATGGGAGACCACGCGCATGCCCTGCCCCACATCGTCCTTACCCGGAGCACGTTGCCCTGGGAGCGCCTGGCCATGGCATCCACGCCGTGGCTGGCCGTACTGGTGTTTGATGAAGGGGAGATCAAGGACGCCGGCGTCAAACCCCTGAAGGCGCTCGCCCTGGTCGACGCCGCAGGGCGAGCGGTCGAGGCGGATAGCGAGGCAGGCGAATCCGGCGACGACCCGGTGACCTACATCACCGTCGCTGCCGACACGCTGAAGACCCTCCTGCCCTCCGCCGCTGATCTGAAACTACTCGCGCACGTGCGGCGGGACGAAGACGACAACGAACGCGCCGTCGTCCTGGGCAACCGGTTGCCGAAAGCGGATGCCCCCGGCATCGTGCACCTCGTCTCGTTGGAAGGACGCTACGCCGACGGCCGGCTCAGCCCCGCCGCGGGTGATGTGACGCTCATCAGCCTGGCGACATGGCGATTCAGCTGTGTCGCCGGCGGGCCGAGCCTGGCCGGGCAGCTCAACGCGCTCGACGTGGCCTCCGCACAGACGACCACCCCGCTGCGGCACCGCCTGCGCAATGGCCAGAAGTCGATCTCCTGGTATCGAAGCCCGTTTAGCCCCGAGCCGGCGGGGGTGGGGGATCCAGATGAAGCGATCCACGCCGATGCCCTGCTGGGCATGGCGGCCGGCCGGATGGATGTCACCTACGCCGCCGCATGGGAGCTGGGCCGGCTGCTGACGCTGGCCAATAAGCATGTGGCTTCGCAGCTCTTCCTGTGGAAACGCTGGCATGCGCGGGACCTGATGGCCGTTCGGCGCCTGGTGGTGCACCACGGCCCCAACCATGGTTCTGCCCAGGCCGCCCTGCCGCCCGATCTGCCGGCGGTCATCGACGATTGGTTCGATACACTACGCCTCCTCCGGCCAGTCCCATTCCAGTACCTCATCCCCGACGAGGCCATGCTGCCGCCTGAATCGCTCCGGTTGTTTAAGGTGGATCGGCGCTGGCTGGCGCACCTGCTGCACGGGGCGTTCGCGGTGGGCCACGCGCCGACCCGGACACCGCCAGCGGATCTGCCCGAGGCGCCGGATCCCGATGACGCCCCGCTATGTGGATTTCTGCTCCGCTCGTCCGCCGTCACCCAGTGGCCCCATCTGACCATCCAGGCCAGCGGGAAACGCGTCGACACCACGGACGGCGAACTGCCTGAACCGTTGACGCGGGTGCGCCTGGAGGTCCTCTCGCCGGGAATCCTGCTGGCCCTGTTCGAGGGCGAGCGTATCCGGTCCCTGGATGTCGGCCTGAAGCCTGCTACCCTGCACGCCGGCTTCGACGTGTCAGCCGCCGGCGTCGTCAAAAAGCGGCCCCGGGATGCCTCGGGTCAGCCCCAAACGGCCGTCGACATCGCGCTTACGCCGATGCGCCGATTCCAGGCCGAGGCGTTCAAGGCCACCCTCGAATCCCTCAACCTGTTCGACGGCCCCATCACCTCCGCCGAATTCGCGCTGGCCCTGATCGATGGGGTCGAAAGGGTGCGGATCGTGGCGAAGAACGAGTAAGAACGTGATCAAAGTCAGGGCGAAAACAGTTCGGATAAAACGCGAAATACCTGCTCCTGGGTGGCCGCAT is a genomic window of Rhodothermales bacterium containing:
- a CDS encoding LamG domain-containing protein, producing MLTADFGMIDDEIGSTSFGGPRFLQAFVGGFPTTAFTVSLKVRSTSPGMLISLGDDETGSVDWTQARFSIDIWSQSVTVGFGQTRGVVVSLATNLLDGATHHLAVTWSQSAAGANGATVVVYVDGRQVGQRSWVFTDDGVEPGFIPRIIASGPLFIGYRPAQHNELQPSGIFAGALRDLRVWARVMTPAEVASDQTAVVAGTEPGLYLSLPLDPASRDYPSNRFVDQSPNRFEALEIVIQDNAVSMGSVWSFNGFPVGSRTVTMWLRCGGDAGGTHLFTYSDYSNSEPMDNAGDRWSIADPSGLRISSSGSVGVSVNDGKWHHVAVVCHREAGEPIEDIVYIDGVQRARMAVHSEGTLTDHQRLILGGWLATDATDSVYRGEMAGVAIWSGRRSHQQIVDEMHGHLAASSPQDPFPSTLVAWWPLAPESVGLGVGQGIGVSIESSRWGSRLVRPTKSETPVDELDRPIYFVEKHEPALKSGAYSVRVQQTIQGERFESTADFHVAGPRFHLTPSDIQAMFPPPGSMGDHAHALPHIVLTRSTLPWERLAMASTPWLAVLVFDEGEIKDAGVKPLKALALVDAAGRAVEADSEAGESGDDPVTYITVAADTLKTLLPSAADLKLLAHVRRDEDDNERAVVLGNRLPKADAPGIVHLVSLEGRYADGRLSPAAGDVTLISLATWRFSCVAGGPSLAGQLNALDVASAQTTTPLRHRLRNGQKSISWYRSPFSPEPAGVGDPDEAIHADALLGMAAGRMDVTYAAAWELGRLLTLANKHVASQLFLWKRWHARDLMAVRRLVVHHGPNHGSAQAALPPDLPAVIDDWFDTLRLLRPVPFQYLIPDEAMLPPESLRLFKVDRRWLAHLLHGAFAVGHAPTRTPPADLPEAPDPDDAPLCGFLLRSSAVTQWPHLTIQASGKRVDTTDGELPEPLTRVRLEVLSPGILLALFEGERIRSLDVGLKPATLHAGFDVSAAGVVKKRPRDASGQPQTAVDIALTPMRRFQAEAFKATLESLNLFDGPITSAEFALALIDGVERVRIVAKNE